One window of Marinobacterium aestuarii genomic DNA carries:
- the cysM gene encoding cysteine synthase CysM, with protein sequence MTPEFPTIEHYVGKTPLVQLQRLPGETSNIILCKLEGNNPAGSVKDRPALAMIQQAEARGDIQPGDTLIEATSGNTGIALAMAAAIKGYKLILIMPDNSSAERKSSMTAYGAELITVTPEQGMEGARDLAQQMEAAGKGRVLDQFANLDNPDAHYLGTGPEIWQQSHGRVTHFVSSMGTTGTIMGTSRYLKEQNPAIQVIGLQPSDGSQIPGIRRWPKAYLPKIFDPARVDQVLDIEQREAEDCMRALARQEGIFCGVSSGGAVAGALRLSTQLENAVIVCIICDRGDRYLSTGVYSPA encoded by the coding sequence ATGACTCCAGAATTTCCAACCATCGAGCACTATGTCGGCAAGACGCCTCTGGTGCAGTTGCAGCGCCTGCCGGGGGAGACCTCGAATATTATTCTGTGCAAACTCGAGGGCAATAATCCCGCGGGCTCGGTCAAGGACCGCCCTGCGCTGGCCATGATTCAGCAGGCCGAAGCCCGTGGTGATATTCAGCCGGGGGATACCCTGATCGAGGCGACCTCGGGCAATACCGGCATAGCGCTGGCGATGGCAGCGGCCATCAAGGGTTACAAGCTGATCCTGATCATGCCGGACAACTCCAGTGCCGAGCGCAAGTCCTCCATGACCGCCTACGGCGCCGAGTTGATTACGGTGACACCGGAGCAGGGTATGGAAGGTGCGCGGGATCTGGCGCAGCAGATGGAAGCCGCCGGCAAGGGGCGGGTGCTGGATCAATTCGCCAACCTCGATAACCCCGATGCGCACTACCTGGGCACCGGGCCTGAGATCTGGCAGCAGTCCCATGGTCGCGTGACCCATTTTGTATCATCCATGGGCACGACCGGCACCATCATGGGGACTTCACGCTACCTCAAGGAGCAGAACCCTGCGATTCAGGTCATAGGTCTGCAGCCCAGTGATGGTTCCCAGATTCCGGGTATCCGGCGCTGGCCCAAGGCCTATCTGCCGAAGATCTTTGATCCGGCACGGGTGGATCAGGTGCTGGATATCGAACAGCGTGAAGCCGAAGACTGCATGCGGGCGCTGGCGCGACAGGAAGGCATCTTTTGCGGTGTGTCCTCTGGTGGTGCTGTGGCGGGCGCGCTGCGGCTTTCGACTCAGCTGGAGAATGCGGTGATCGTCTGCATTATCTGTGATCGCGGTGATCGCTATCTGTCGACCGGCGTTTACAGCCCGGCCTGA
- the acpS gene encoding holo-ACP synthase, giving the protein MIAGIGTDLVQIDRIAAALARTPRLAQRILRPQELAGFEASQDQARYLAKRFAAKEAAVKALGTGIGRGVSWQHLEIAHDALGKPGLQLSGGAQTRALELGISRLHLSYSDEQQLVVAFVVAEQDS; this is encoded by the coding sequence ATGATCGCCGGCATCGGTACCGATCTGGTACAGATCGACCGTATTGCCGCAGCTCTGGCGCGCACGCCGCGCCTGGCGCAGCGTATTCTCAGGCCACAGGAGCTGGCGGGCTTTGAGGCCAGCCAGGATCAGGCGCGTTATCTGGCCAAGCGTTTCGCCGCCAAGGAGGCGGCGGTCAAGGCGCTGGGCACGGGTATCGGCCGTGGTGTGAGCTGGCAGCACCTTGAAATCGCGCACGATGCTCTGGGCAAACCAGGCCTGCAGCTCAGTGGTGGGGCTCAGACGCGCGCCCTTGAACTGGGCATCAGCCGATTGCACCTGTCCTACAGCGATGAGCAGCAGCTGGTGGTCGCCTTCGTGGTGGCCGAGCAGGATAGCTGA
- the mazG gene encoding nucleoside triphosphate pyrophosphohydrolase → MAEYDLDDLLCLMARLRDPADGCPWDLKQDFASIVRHTLEEAYEVADTIERQDWPHLKDELGDLLFQVVFYARLGEESGRFDFADIVDNLVRKLLRRHPHVFPAGTLGSRAGDMQRSEQQVSETWELIKQEEREGKASLGVLDDIPAALPGLSRALKLQKRASGVGFDWNDPLLVLDKIEEEIGELREAIRRGKQDEITDEMGDLLFAQVNLARHLGVDPETAVRSTNAKFVRRFGYIESVVTASGRDWDSFSLDELDGFWNQAKKLGL, encoded by the coding sequence ATGGCTGAATACGACCTGGATGATCTGCTCTGCCTGATGGCGCGACTGCGTGACCCCGCGGACGGTTGTCCCTGGGATCTGAAGCAGGATTTTGCCAGCATAGTGCGGCATACGCTGGAAGAGGCCTACGAGGTGGCGGACACCATAGAGCGACAGGACTGGCCCCATCTCAAGGATGAGCTCGGTGATCTGCTGTTCCAGGTGGTTTTCTACGCAAGGCTGGGTGAGGAAAGCGGTCGTTTCGACTTTGCCGACATCGTCGATAATCTGGTGCGCAAGCTGCTTCGACGTCACCCCCATGTGTTTCCGGCCGGTACTCTGGGGTCCCGCGCCGGCGATATGCAGCGCAGCGAGCAGCAGGTGAGCGAAACCTGGGAGCTGATCAAGCAGGAAGAGCGTGAGGGCAAGGCGAGCCTTGGGGTACTGGATGATATTCCGGCGGCGCTGCCGGGCCTTAGCCGGGCGCTGAAGCTGCAAAAACGTGCCTCCGGGGTGGGTTTTGACTGGAATGATCCGTTGCTGGTACTCGACAAGATCGAGGAGGAAATCGGCGAGCTGCGAGAAGCCATCCGCCGCGGCAAGCAGGACGAGATCACCGATGAAATGGGGGATCTGCTGTTTGCCCAGGTCAACCTGGCGCGGCATCTGGGGGTGGATCCTGAAACCGCTGTGCGCAGCACCAACGCCAAGTTTGTGCGTCGCTTTGGCTATATCGAAAGTGTCGTCACCGCCTCTGGGCGTGACTGGGACAGCTTCAGCCTCGATGAACTCGATGGCTTCTGGAATCAGGCCAAAAAGCTGGGTCTCTGA
- the relA gene encoding GTP diphosphokinase — MVKVREDHPIREDGTVDLDLWLLNLQQQADITDLAQIRQACELAKACEERAHAVNEDDIWSKTSLGSYRTGLDMASILAELQQDSLTLIAAILYRAVRENKLGLKQVSDQFGAEVAQLIDGVLQMAAIGTRKNPRFEEAVLGTGTNQVDNVRKMLVAMIDDVRVALIKIAERTCAIRGVKTGTRRKRYLVAREVFDIYAPLAHRLGIGHIKWELEDLSFRYLKPNDYKDIATLLDEKRLDRQDFINTVVAKLKTDLGAVNIDGQVMGRAKHIYSIWRKMQRKNIEFSQVYDVRAVRILVPEARDCYTALGIVHGLWRNIPHEFDDYIASPKPNGYRSLHTAVIGPEGKVLEIQIRTQAMHDEAELGVCAHHLYKGTDLNSRSSSYEDKIAWLRQVLEWHDDLGQSEAFGDMLRGDVTQDRVYVFTPEGHVLDLPHGATALDFAYRVHTEIGHRCRGAKVNGRIIPLTRALKTGDQVEIMTANEERPRRDWLNTNLGYVTTSRARAKIAHWFKEQARDQNAEAGRHIVEREFKRLALNIREINLEQIARELNYRQVDEMFAGLGAGDLRQSQIINAAQRQVEVEHVDEQLDLALPAISRSKVSGGGSIRIRGVGSLLTKMATCCKPVPGDQIVGYITQGRGVSVHREDCSNALALRQHERERMIEVDWGEEGEATYPVDIFIEAYDRSGLLRDIMMELANSSLNVLAANTLTDRNSNVARLTITVEISRLELLGRIMDKINQIPNVIDVHRQRSGSA, encoded by the coding sequence GTGGTGAAAGTTAGAGAAGACCATCCGATTCGTGAGGATGGTACCGTGGATCTGGACCTGTGGCTGCTGAACTTGCAGCAGCAGGCCGACATTACCGATCTTGCTCAGATCCGTCAGGCCTGTGAGCTGGCCAAGGCGTGTGAAGAACGCGCCCATGCGGTGAACGAAGATGATATCTGGTCCAAGACCAGCCTTGGCAGCTATCGTACGGGGCTGGATATGGCCAGCATTCTGGCCGAGCTGCAGCAGGACTCGCTGACCCTGATCGCGGCCATCCTGTACCGTGCAGTGCGCGAGAACAAGCTCGGCCTCAAGCAGGTGAGTGATCAGTTTGGCGCCGAGGTGGCGCAGCTGATTGACGGCGTGCTGCAGATGGCGGCTATTGGTACCCGCAAGAATCCCCGTTTCGAAGAAGCCGTGCTGGGCACCGGCACGAACCAGGTCGACAACGTCCGCAAGATGCTGGTGGCGATGATCGACGATGTGCGTGTTGCACTGATCAAGATCGCTGAGCGCACCTGCGCCATTCGTGGCGTCAAGACCGGTACGCGCCGCAAGCGCTATCTGGTGGCCCGTGAAGTCTTTGATATCTATGCCCCCCTGGCACACCGGCTGGGCATCGGTCATATCAAGTGGGAACTTGAAGACCTGTCGTTTCGTTACCTCAAGCCCAACGACTACAAGGACATTGCCACGCTGCTGGATGAAAAGCGGCTGGATCGGCAAGACTTCATCAATACCGTCGTTGCCAAGCTCAAAACGGATCTTGGGGCCGTCAATATTGACGGCCAGGTGATGGGGCGCGCCAAGCATATCTACAGCATCTGGCGCAAAATGCAGCGCAAGAACATCGAATTCAGCCAGGTCTACGATGTGCGGGCGGTGCGTATTCTGGTGCCCGAAGCCCGCGACTGCTACACAGCGCTGGGCATTGTGCACGGCCTGTGGCGCAATATTCCCCACGAGTTTGATGACTACATAGCCTCACCCAAGCCCAACGGTTACCGTTCGCTGCATACGGCGGTGATAGGCCCGGAAGGCAAGGTGCTGGAAATTCAGATCCGCACTCAGGCGATGCACGATGAAGCCGAGCTTGGCGTATGCGCGCACCATCTGTACAAGGGCACTGACCTTAACAGCCGCAGCTCCTCCTACGAAGACAAGATTGCCTGGCTGCGCCAGGTACTTGAATGGCACGATGATCTGGGCCAGAGCGAAGCCTTCGGCGACATGCTGCGCGGCGATGTGACCCAGGACCGGGTTTATGTATTCACGCCTGAAGGCCATGTGCTGGACCTGCCCCACGGTGCTACCGCGCTGGATTTTGCCTACCGGGTGCATACCGAGATCGGTCACCGCTGTCGTGGTGCCAAGGTCAACGGCCGCATCATTCCCCTGACCCGGGCGCTCAAGACCGGGGATCAGGTTGAAATCATGACCGCCAATGAGGAGCGGCCCAGGCGAGACTGGCTCAACACTAACCTGGGCTATGTCACTACATCCCGGGCGCGGGCCAAGATCGCGCACTGGTTCAAGGAGCAGGCGCGGGATCAGAATGCTGAAGCCGGTCGACATATCGTCGAGCGGGAGTTCAAGCGCCTGGCGCTGAATATCCGCGAGATCAATCTGGAACAGATTGCCCGCGAACTGAATTACCGCCAGGTGGATGAAATGTTTGCCGGCCTTGGTGCCGGGGACCTGCGCCAGTCACAGATCATCAATGCGGCCCAGCGCCAGGTTGAAGTTGAGCATGTCGATGAACAGCTTGATCTGGCCCTGCCGGCGATCAGCCGCAGCAAGGTGAGCGGCGGCGGCAGCATCCGGATTCGCGGTGTTGGCAGCCTGCTGACCAAGATGGCGACCTGCTGCAAGCCAGTTCCGGGGGACCAGATTGTCGGCTATATCACCCAGGGCCGGGGCGTATCTGTGCATCGCGAAGACTGCAGTAATGCGTTGGCGTTACGTCAGCATGAACGCGAACGCATGATCGAGGTCGACTGGGGTGAGGAGGGCGAAGCCACCTACCCGGTGGACATATTTATCGAAGCCTACGACCGTTCAGGGCTGCTGCGTGACATCATGATGGAACTGGCCAACAGCAGCCTCAATGTGCTGGCGGCCAACACCCTGACGGACCGCAATAGCAATGTGGCGCGCCTGACGATCACGGTGGAGATTTCCCGCCTTGAGTTGCTCGGGCGCATCATGGACAAGATCAACCAGATACCCAATGTGATTGATGTGCACCGCCAGCGCAGTGGGTCCGCCTGA